From Mumia sp. ZJ1417:
CCCTCCGGCGCGAGCTGGCGCATGATCTCCTCGCGGCCGCCGAACGCCGCCGCGGGGAAGCCGCCGCCCATCACCTTGCCGAAGGTCATGAGGTCGGGCGCCCAACCCTCGTGAGCGCCGTCGAGACCCCAGTGGCCGCTGCGGCTGACCCGGAACCCGGTCATGACCTCGTCGGAGACGAAGAGCGCACCGTGCGTGCGGCAGGTCTCGGCGAGGAATGCGTTGAACCCCGGCAGCGGCGGGACCGCGCCCATGTTGCCCGGCGCCGCCTCGGTGATGACGCAGGCGATCTGGGCGCCGTGCTCGGCGAACGCGGCAGCGACGGCCTCGCGGTCGTTGTACGGCAGCACCAGCGTCTGCGCGGTCGAGGCGGAGGGGATGCCCGGCGTCCCCGGAAGCCCGAACGTCACGACGCCCGAGCCGGCCTCGACGAGCAGCGCGTCCACGTGCCCGTGGTAGCAGCCGGCGAACTTCACGATCAGGTCGCGGCCGGTCCAGCCGCGCGCCAGCCGGATCGCCGACATGGTCGCCTCGGTCCCCGAGGAGACCATGCGCACGAGGTCGACCGGTGTCCGAGCGACGATCTCCTCCGCGAGTGCGACCTCGGGCTCGCTGGGCGTGCCGAAGGAGGTGCCTCGTACCGCCGCCTCGCGCACAGCCTCGATGACCTCGGGGTGCGCATGGCCCAGCAGCATCGGGCCCCACGACGCGACAAGGTCGACGTACGAGTTGCCGTCGACGTCGGTGAGTCGGGCGCCCTTGCCCTCGCGCATGAAGCGGGGCGTCCCACCCACGGCGCGGAAGGCGCGGACGGGCGAGTTCACTCCGCCCGGCGAGACGGCGCGGGCGCGGTCGAACAAGGTCTGCGAGATCTCGGAGCCAGGCACCCGGCCATTGTCCCCGACCGGGACAAGCATCCAGATCGGGTGGTCATTTCGGCCCTTCCCTCGCCAGCAGCCCCGAGATGTGATGCGATGGTGACCGGACGTGGGAACGACGGCCGGTAGCGACCCGAGGTCCCGTCTAGTGTGGAGGCTGAGGAAGTGCTGAATTTTGAGGTGACTGTTAGCCAGATCACCTGCACTTCCCTAAGGTGGGCTCCGAACACGTGGTGGCAACACGTGTCCGGGACATCGCGAGATCGGGCTCACGAGGAGTGATGAGGCGAATGGCGGAACGCGACGAGCGCACCGAGCGCGGCGACAAGAGCAGCAGCTGGTGGCAGACGACCGCAGCGCTGCTCCCCTGCGCGCTCATCGCCGGCGCCTGGGGCGCCGCCGTCGCGATGCCGGGCCAGGGCGGTCCGGTCGACGCCGCCGCCTACACCGCGTACGACGAGGGGTCCCCCGAGGTCCCCGTGAGCGGCCCCAACCTCCAGGTCACGCCCGGTCAGGACCCGGTCCAGCAGCAGTCACTGAGCCAGGTCGCGGGTCCGCCCGTGGTCTCGGCCCCCTCGGACATCCCCGCGCCCGCCCTCGCCGCCTACCAGCGGGCCGCCAGCGTCATGGCCGCGACCAAGCCCGAGTGCAAGCTCTCGTGGGAGCTGCTCGCCGCGATCGGCCGCGTCGAGTCCAACCACGGCCAGTTCGGTGGCGCCACCGTCATGAGCACCGGCGCGACGACGCGCGCCATCATCGGGATCCCCCTCAACGGCACCAACAACACCGCACGCATCCCCGACACCGACAAGGGCGCCTGGGATGGCGACGCGGTCTGGGACCGCGCGGTCGGCCCGATGCAGTTCATCCCGTCCACGTGGACCTCCGTCGGGGTCGACGCCGACGGTGACGGCAAGGCCAACCCCAACAACATCAACGACGCGGCGCTCGGCGCAGCGGTCTACCTCTGTGTCGGCGGCCACGACCTGAGCACCGACACAGGCGCCCGCGCGGCGCTGATGTCGTACAACCGCTCCACCACGTACGCCGACCAGGTCCTGACGATCGCGCGCGGCTACGGCTCCGCCAACCCGATCGGTCTGCTCCCGAACGCCCCGTTCCCCGGCTCGCCCTCCCTGCCGCTGGGCCCCCTGGGTCCCACGCCACTCTCCCCGCTCCCGGGTGGCCCGGGCGCCGGCAACTCACAGCCGACCCCGACGATCGTGAAGCTCACCGTCAAGCCGCCCAAGCCCGTCAAGCCCCCCAAGGGCAGCCTGACGGTCCAGCCCGGCAAGCCGACACCTCCGCCGACGAAACCGACGGACCCGCCGACCAAGCCGACCGATCCCACGGACCCGACCACGCCGACGGACCCGACCGATCCGACCGATCCGACGACGCCGACGGATCCCACCGATCCCACGACGCCGACAGACCCGACGACGCCCACCGATCCGACGCCGACCGAGCCCAGCACTCCGACGGAGCCGGACCCGACCGACCCGCCGACGACGCAGCCCGACCCCGAGCCCACGGCGACCGAGCTCGCCCAGGTGTTCTGCGCGACGCTCGGGGTCAGCGGCGAGACGCTCCAGAAGTGCGTCGACGCCTACGTCACGGCGTACGCGAACGGCAAGGAAGCCGCCGAGGCTGCCGCGTCGGCCGCTGTCTGAGCCTCAGCGCGCGAGGCGGGCGGCGTACTCGCTCGCCCAGTAGGTCAGCACGATGTCGGCGCCCGCGCGCCGGATCGAGAGCAGGGTCTCGGCGATCGCGGCATCCCGGTCGATCCAGCCCTTGGCGGCGGCGGCCTCGACCATCGCGTACTCGCCCGAGATGTTGTAGGCCGCCACGGGCACGTCGACCGCGGCGCGGACCGAGGCCACCACGTCGAGGAAGCCCATCGCCGGCTTCACCATGACGATGTCGGCGCCCTCGGCGATGTCGAGCGCCACCTCTCGCAACGCCTCGCGGCCGTTGGCCGGATCCTGCTGGTACGTCCGGCGATCACCCTCCAGCGACGACGACACCGCCTCGCGGAAGGGGCCGTAGAACGCCGACGCGTACTTGGCCGCGTACGCCAGCACCCCCGTGTCGGTGAGGCCCGCCTGGTCCAGCGCCCGGCGGATGACACCGACCTGGCCGTCCATCATGCCGCTGGGGCCCAGCAGGTGAGCCCCTGCACGCGCCTGGGCGAGCGCCATCTCGGCGTAGATCGCGAGCGTCGCATCGTTGTCCACCCGTCCGTCGGCGGTCAGGACGCCGCAGTGGCCATGATCCGTGAACTCGTCGAGGCACAGGTCCGACATCACGACCAGCGCGTCGCCGACCTCCTCGCGGACGTCACGGATCGCGACGTTGAGGATGCCGTCGTCGGCGACTGCGCCGGAGCCGGTCGCGTCCTTGCGCTCCGGCACCCCGAAGAGCATGACGCCCCCGAGACCGAGCTCGGCCGCCTCGACGACGGCCTTGCGCGCCGAGTCACGCGTGTGCTGGACGACGCCCGGCATGCTCGAGATCTCGCGCGGCTGCGCGAGCCCCTCGGCGACGAACATCGGCAGCACGAGCTGGCGCGGCTCCACCGACGTCTCCGACACCATCCGGCGCATGGCCGCAGTGGTGCGGAGACGTCGGGGCCGGACGTCGGGGAAGGCACCGTCGCGCGAGACCATCATCAGCTCCGGCGGCGCGAGCCCTTGGTGCGCTGCGACGGCTTGGTGACCGGGTCACCCGCGTCGATCATCGTCCGACGACGCTTCGCGCCGAAGTCCGCGAGCGCGTCGGCGAGGACCTCCGCGGACGGCGACGGCGCGACCACGTCGACCCGCAGGCCGTGCTCCTCGGCGGTCTGCGCGGTCGCCGGGCCGATGCAGGCGATCACGGTCGTGGCGTGCGGCTTGCCGGCGATGCCCACGAGGTTGCGGACCGTCGAGCTCGAGGTGAAGACCACCGCGTCGAACTTGCCGGACTTGATCGCCTCGCGGGTCGGCGCCGGCGGCGGCGCGGCGCGCACGGTGCGGTAAGCCGTCACGTCGTCGACCTCCCAGCCGAGCTCGACCAGACCGGCGACGAGCGCCTCCGTCGCGATGTCGGCACGCGGGAGGAAGACCCGGTTGATCGGGTCGAGCAGCGCGTCGTACGGCGGCCAGTCCTCGAGCAGACCCCGCGCCGACTGCTCCCCGCTGGGGACCAGGTCCGGGCGGATGCCCCAGGCGGCAATCGCCTCGGCGGTCTTCTCACCGACCGCGGCGACCTTGAGGCCGGAGAACGCGCGCGCGTCCAGACCGTACTCGTCGAACTTCTCGCGGACGGCCTTGACGGCGTTCACGCTGGTGAACGCGACCCACTCGTACCGGCCCTCGACGAGGCCGCGCACGGCCTTGTCCATCTGCTGCGGGTTGCGCGGGGGCTCGACGGAGATCGTGGGGACCTCCTCGGAGACCGCGCCATAGCTGCGCAGACGGTTGGCGAGGGTCGCGGCCTGCTCCTTGGTGCGGGGCACCAGGACGCGCCAGCCGAACAGCGGCTTGGTCTCGAACCACGACAGCGTGTCGCGCAGGTTGACGACGTCGCCGACCACCGTGACCGCAGGAGGCGCCATCTTGGCGGCCTTGGCGTCGGCAGCGACCTTCTCGAGCGTCGAGACCAGCGTCGACTGCTCGGTGGTCGTCCCGACCCGCGTCATCGCGACGGGGGTCTCGGGGGCACGACCGGCCTCCATGAGGCCGTTCGCGACGTCCTTGATCGTGTTGACGGCGCTGAGGATGACGACGGTCTGGTCACCGGCGTACGGGGCCCAGTCGATCTTGGTCTCGCCCATGCGGACGATGGCGACCTCGCGGTGCGAGCGGCTCGTCAGCGGGACACCGGCGTACGCCGGGACGGCCGACGCCGACGAGACGCCGGGAACGATCTCGAAGGAGATGTTCGCCTTGTTGCAGGCCTGGGCCTCTTCGGGGCCCGTCGCAAAGGTGAACGGGTCGCCCACGAGGAGCCGTACGACGTTCTTGCCACCCTTGGCGTGCTTCACGACCAGACGGCCGCGTGCCGACGGGGTCAGCACCCCGCCGTCCTCGCCGTGACCGCCGTCGACGACCTCTGCGCCCTCGGGCACGAGTGCCGCCTGCTCCGGGGACTCGATGATCACGACATCGGCGGCGTCGATCAGCTCCTTCGCGCGGAGCGTGAGGAGGTCGGCGTCACCCGGTCCTGCCCCGACGAAGCTCACGTGGCCGACGGGACGCGTCACGGCGTCCGGGGCCGTCGCGTCGTCGGCAGCACTGCCAGCAGGCGCGGCCTGCTCGGGCTCGCTCGCCTTGCGCTTACGGGTGGCGGTGGAGGTGCTCACGGTTCTCATTCCTCGTCTGCCTCAGGGGGACTGACTCACGGGGGTGTGTCTTCATGGGGCCACGGCTCGCATCAGCGAGTCGGCGCCCTCGGCGAGCATCTCGGCAGCGAGACGTTCGCCGATCCCGACCGGGTCCTGGACGGATCCGGTCGCGGACAGTCGGATGGACGGTGCGCCGGAGGGATCTCCGACGAAGGCGCGGAGCCACAGCTGGGGGGTGCCGTCGTCGTCGACGACCTCGGCCCACGCCCCCACGGGGGCCGAGCATCCCGCCTCCAAGGAGGCGAGCAGGCTGCGCTCTGCGGTGACGGCGGCGCGGGTCGCGTCGTCGTCGAGGTGGGCGAGCAGGGCGACGACCTCGCTGTCGTCGGCACGGCACTCGCACGCCAGTGCACCCTGCCCGGGTGCGGGGAGAACTTGCAGCGGGTCGAGGAGCTCGGTCGCCTCCTCGATCCTGCCAAGGCGACGCAAACCGGCGGCGGCCAGCACGACCGCGTCCAGCTCGCCGTTGCGGACCTTGCCGATCCGCGTGTCGACGTTGCCGCGAAGGCCGACCACCTCGACGCCGAGGCCCAGCGCGTTGAGCTGGGCGGCGCGCCGCGGGGAGCCGGTCCCGATCCGGGAACCGGGCGGGAGCTCGCCGAGCGTCAGACCGTCACGCGCCACGACGGCGTCGCGGGGATCGACCCGCGGCGGCACCGCAGCCAGCGCGATGCCCTCGGCGGGTGCGGTCGGAAGGTCCTTCAGGGAGTGGACGGCGACGTCGACCTCGCCGGCGAGCAACGCATCGCGCAGCGCCGACACGAACACGCCCTGACCGCCGAAGTCGGTCAGCGGCCTGCTGTTGCGGTCGCCCTCTGTCGAGATCGTCACCAGCGTGGTCTCGACGCCGGTGAGCTCGCTGAGGCGCTCGGCGACCTGCGCCGACTGCGTCGTCGCCAGTGCGCTCGCCCTCGTACCGACACGGAGGGTCATGCCTGACCACCTCCGCTCGAGAGCGGCTTGTCGACCGAGCTGACGGCCTCGATCGACGCGGGGTCGAGCGCGAAGAGGTCGGCAAGGGCGTTCGCGTAGGTCAGGGCGTCCGGACGGCCGGCCATCTCCTTGATCCGTACGGTCGGCTGGTGGAGCAGCTTGTCGGCGACGCGGCGCACGGTCTGACGCAGCTCGGCGACCACCTCGGGATCGACGTCGCGCAGACGTCCTTCGAGCCGCGCGAGCTCGGACTCCACGACACCGGTCGCCATCGACCGCAGTGCCACCACGGTCGGGGTCACCTTGGCCGCGTGCCGCGCCGAAAGGAACGCCGCCACCTCGCTCGAGACGATGTCGCGGACGGCATCGATGTCGGCGGTGCCCTTCTCGTCGGCGAGCATCTCCTGCAGCGCCGCGAGACCGAGCACCATGACACCGGGCAGGCCGGCGACGTCGTCGTCGAGGTCACGCGGGAGCGCGAGATCGATCATCACGTACGGGGCTGCACGGCCCGTGGTCGCGCGGCGCACCTGGTCGGCGCCGATCACCGTGCCGGTCGCGCCGGTGCATGAGATCACGAGGTCGGCGACGCCCAGCGCGTCGTCGAGCTCCGTCCACGGCACCGCGGTGGCGCCGATGCTGAGCGCGAGCCGTTCGGCGCTCGCGTGGGTCCGGTTGGCGATGCTCACACTCGCCACGCCACGTCGTGCCGCAGTGGCCGCAGCGAGGGACGCCATCGCACCGGCGCCGACGACGAGGACACGCATGTCCTCCAGGCGGTGGCCGGCCTTGGCGACCAGCTCGAGGGACGCGGCCACGAGCGACGGCCCTGCGCGGTCGATCTCGGTCTCGGCGTGGCCGCGCTTGGCGATGCGCAGCGCCTGCTGGAAGAGCACGTTGAGCGCGGGACCGACGGTCGCGTCGTCCTGGCCCCGCTGGAGCGCCGTACGGACCTGGCCGAGGATCTGGCTCTCGCCGACGACCATCGAGTCGAGCCCGGCGGCGACGGAGAACAGATGGGCGACGGCAGCGTCGTCGTAGTGGACGTAGATGTGGCGGAGCAGGTCGTTGCGGGTCAGCCCCGAGCGCTCGACGAGCAGGTCGGAGATGTCCTCGACGGACCCGTGGAAGCGCTCGGCCTCGACGTAGATCTCGACGCGGTTGCAGGTGGATACGACCAGCGACTCGCTGACGTGGCTCGCCTCGAGCGCGTCCTGGGCGACCTTGGCGATCTCTTCACCATCGAGAGCCACCTGCTCCAGCACGGAGACCGGCGCGCTACGGTGCGAGACGCCGACGACGAGGACGCTCATGCCTCGACCTCCACACCGGGGGCCCGCTTGCGCTGCTCGTGGTACGCGAGGATCTGGAGCTCGATCGACAGGTCGACCTTGCGGACGTCGACACCCTCGGGGACGGCGAGGACCGCCGGGGCGAAGTTGAGGATGCTCGTCACACCTGCGGCGACGAGACGGTCGGCGACCTCTTGCGCGGCGTCACCCGGGGTCGCGATCACGCCGATCGAGCATGCGTGCTCGGTGACGAGACGGTCGAGCTCGTCGGTGTGCTGGATCGGGAGGTCGCCGTGGACCTCACCGACGCGGCTGCGGTCGCCGTCGACCAGCGCGACGATGCGGAAGCCGCGTGAGCGGAACCCGCCGTAGTTGGACAGCGCCTGACCCAGGTTGCCGATGCCGATGATGACGACGGCCCAGTCCTGGTTGACGCCGATCTCGCGCGCGATCTGGTAGCGGAGGTACTCCACGTCATAGCCGACACCGCGGGTGCCATAAGATCCCAGATAAGACAAGTCCTTGCGGAGCTTGGCCGAGTTGACTCCCGCTGCCGCGGCCAGCTGTTCGGACGACACCGTCCGGAGTCCGGTCTCACCAAGACCGGTGAGTGCGCGCAGATAGACCGGGAGCCGCGCGACCGTCGCCTCAGGGATTCCCGAGACGGGCCGGCCGTTGGCCTGCGCTCGCAGCTGGTTCACATCGCTCCTGGCACCGCGGGAGGGGGTCCGGAATGTTGCCGGCGGGTTAACACCGGTGAACACCGGCTGCTCCACTGTAAGAGCTTGTGAACGTGAGAACAAAATCGAGGACGGGCTCCAGACACCGTGAGACGGGTCACGTCCTCGCTGCTCAGGCGGTGAGGGCCGTGCGCAGGCGCGTCGGGTCGACCCGCCAGAAGTCGTGCTGACGTCCGTCGACGAACGTCACTGGGATCTGCTCGCCATAGACGTGCATCAGCTCGGCGTCGCCGCTGATGTCGACCTCGCGCCACGTGACCCCGAGGTCGGCGCACACCTGGCCGACCAGCGCGACCGCGTCCTCGCACAGGTGACAGCCCGGCTTGGAGTAGACGACCACTCGTGCCGTGTCGGTTGACCGGCTCTCTGTCGGGTCCGTGCTCACTGCAGCCCCAGCACTCCTCGTCGCGCCTCGGCCGCCCGAAGGCGGCTCTTGGAGATCTCGCCGGTCGTCGTGTGCGGCAGCGAGTCCACGACCACGATCTCACGAGGAACCTTGAACCGGGCCAGGCGGCCCTGGGCGTGCTCGAGCGCAGAAGCGGCGAGCTCGTCGGCGTCGGCGTCGGGGTGCGAGGCGACCACGTACGCCCGTACGGCCTCGCCGGTTTCACGGTCCTCGACACCCACGACGGCCACCTCCGCCACGCCGGGCGCGTCGGCGAGGACCTCCTCCACCTCCCGCGGGAAGACGTTGAAGCCGGACACGATGACGAGATCGCGGAGGCGGTCGACGAGCATCAGATCGCCGTCGGCATCGAGGATGCCGACGTCGCCGGTGGCGAACCAGCCGTCGTCCTGCGGCCCTCCCGACCCGTCGGGCCAGAACCCGCTGAGCAGGTTGGGGCCACGCAACCAGATCTCCCCCGGGTCACCGAGCTCGGCATCGGCGCCGTCCTTGTCGACCAGGCGGAGCTCGAGACCCGCGACCGGAGCACCGACCGACGTGGGCTTGTCGCGCGGCCGCCCGAGCGTGGTCGTGACGACCGGCGCCGCTTCGGTGAGGCCGTACCCCTGCTGGAGCGGATGGCCCGAGGTCACGCCGAACTCCTCGACGAGATCGGCCTCGATCGGCGCCGCGCCGCTGAGCAGGAGCCGGACGCCGGCGAGCGCCGCCTGGACGCCCGGCCGGCCGCACCAGGCGGCGACGACCGGAGGGGCGAGGGGCACCACGGTCACCCCGTGGCGTACGACCACCTCGAGGGTCCCCTCGACGTGGAACCGGTCGACGAGCACGCTGCAGGCACCCTGACGCACGGCCTGCCCGAGCACGGCGTTGAGCGCGAAGACGTGGAAGAGCGGAAGCATGATCACGACGACGTCGTCGGGCCGCACGGGTGCGGGCTCGATGGCCGCGACCTGCTCCATGTTGGCCAGCAGGGCGCGATGGCTGAGGATCACGACGCGCTGGTCGGTCGAGGTGCCCGAGGTCGCCATCAGCAGCGCTGTGGTCTCGGGATCCGGCGGCGCCGGCGGGAGTCCGTTGGGGCCGGGCGTGACCTGGAGGAGCTCGGAGAACGGTCGTACGGGAGCCTGCGGGGCCTCGTGGCCTGTGACGACGGTCGGCAGCCCGGCCCGGGCGAACGCGTCAGCCCACTCGGCTTCGCAGACGACGAGCCGGACACCCGTGGTGGCGCACAGCGCGGTGACCTCGTCGCGAGGCGCACGAGGGTTCGCCGGGACCACGATCAGGCCGAGGCGGAGCGCAGCAAAGTACGTGACGGGCAGCTCGAGGCGGTTGCCGAGCACGAGCGCGACACGCTGCCCGGCAACGAGCCCCTGCCCGGAGAACCAGGCCGCGACGCGCGAGACCTGGTCGTCGAAGGCCGCCCAGGTCAGGGCGCGCTCCGCGCCGTACCCCTCCACGAATGCTGTGCCGTGAGGGTCGGCCATCGCCTGCCGGCCCGCGAGCTCCGCGACGTTCACCGTCATGGCGACGAGTCTGACACAGCCACGATCGCCTGCCGCGGTCACGCGATCGGTAGGCTCTTGCCGTGGACGCGAACGGGTACCGACCGCCTCGCAACCTGCGAGCCCGCTCGATGCTCGCCGGCGAGGCGGCTGCGGCTGCGGCCGAGGTCGAGTCGACGCTGGCCGTGCCCCCCGATCTCGAGGCAGCCGCGTTCTTCGACGTGGACAACACGATCATGCAGGGCGCGTCGCTGTTCCACCTCGCCCGCGGGCTCTACAAGCGTCGGTTCTTCACGACCCGCGAGATCGCCAGCGCCGCCTGGAAACAGGCATACTTCCGCTACGCGGGTGTCGAGGACCCTGAGCATGTCGATTCCGCGCGCGCGTCGGCGCTGGCGTTCATCGCCGGCCACCGCGTCAGCGAGCTCGAGGAGGTCGGCGACGAGATCTTCGACGAGACGATGGCGAGCCGGATCTGGCCGGGGACGCGCGCGCTCGCGCAGCGGCATCTCGACGACGGGCAGCGCGTCTGGCTGGTCACCGCGGCGCCGGTCGAGATCGCCCGCATCATCGCGCGCCGCCTCGGGCTGACCGGCGCGCTCGGCACGGTGGCGGAGTCCGTCGACGGCGTCTACACCGGTCGGCTGGTCGGCGACATGCTTCACGGCCCCGCCAAGGCGGACGCGATCCTCGCGCTCACCCGCGACGAAGGCCTCGACCTCGATCGCTGCTCGGCATACTCCGACTCCTTCAACGACCTGCCCATGCTCTCGCTCGTCGGCCACCCCTGCGCCGTCAATCCCGACGCGCACCTGCGCGACCACGCGAGGCGCGAGGGCTGGATGATCCGCGACTTCCGCACGGGGCGTCGCGCGGCGAAGGCCGGGCTCGTCGGCGCCGCGATCGCGGGGGCCGTCACCGGCGCCGCCCTCGGAGCGGCCCGCGCCCGCCGCCACTAACCCGCGTCAGATGAAGGGGTGGCCGCGGTCGACGAGGAGGGCGTACAGCGTCTGCTGGATCGTCTCGCGCACCTGGTCGGTCACGTTGAAGACAAGCATCGGGTCGTCGGCCGCCTCAGGCGGATAGGCGTCGGTACGGATCGGGTCCCCGAACTCGATGATCCACTTGCTCGGCAGCGGGATCATCCCGAGCGGGCCGAGCCACGGGAAGAACGGCGTGATCGGCATGTACGGCAGCCCGAGCAGCCGCGCCAGCGACGGCACGTTGCCGACGAGCGGATAGATCTCCTCGGCCCCGACGATCGAGACCGGGACGATCGGCACACCCGCACGCATCGCGGCCGACACGAAGCCGCCGCGGCCGAAGCGCTGCAGCTTGTAGCGCTCGCTGTAAGGCTTGCCGACGCCCTTGAACCCCTCGGGCCACACCGCGACGATGTGCCCCTCGGCGAGGAGCCGCTCAGCGTCCTCGCTGCAGGCCAGGGTGGCTCCCATCTTGCGTGCGAGCTCACCGACGAACGGGAGGGTGAAGACGAGGTCGGCCCCGAGCAGCCGCAACGTACGGTGCGCGTGGTCGTTCACGACGAGCGTGGTCATCGCGGCGTCGACCGGGATCGTGCCGGAGTGGTTGGCGACGACGAGGGCACCGCCGTCGGACGGTATGCGCTCCGCGCCGCGCACCTCGATCCGGAACCACTTCTCGGCGATCGGACGGAGTGCGGCCATCCCGATCGCGTGCAGCTGCGGGTCGAGACCGAAGCTGTCGATCTCGTAGTCGCCGGTCAGGCGTCGGCGCAGCTGCGCGAGGAGCTGCGCTGCCTTGGACTCCCAGTCCTCGCCGAGAACGCTCTGCGCCCCTTCTGTCAGCGCGCTCACCCAGTCGGAGAGCGGGATGCCGGTAGGGGGGGTCGACGCGTCCGCGTCGTCGTCCTCGCCGTCGTTGCGGATCAGCTCGAGGCGTGGCGCGACCGGCTCCGGCTCGGGCGGCTCCGGGGACTCGGGCGGCGACGGCATCTCCTGCGGCGTCACCGAGATGAGCTCGACCGGGCTCCCGATCGGCGGCACATCGACCTTCGGCGCGATCTGGACGGCGGACGTTTCGGGTTCGACCGGGGAACCGGCGGCCTCGGTGGTCTTCTTCGCCGGCTTCGCGGCGGCGGTCTTCTTCGCGGCGGTCTTCTTCGCGGCCGTCTTCTTGGCGGCCGTCTTCTTCGCGGGGCCAGCCAGCGACCGGGCGGCCGAGGACGGGGTCGCCTTGCCCGTCCCTCGCCCTGGGCGTCCACGCGTCCCGAGGGGGGCGTCGTCCTTCGGCACGTCAGCCACGCGCGCCTCCCAGCGCCGAGAAGAGCCCCGGATCGATCGCCTCGGCGAACGCGTCCAGGGTCTGCGGAGTGGAGTAGAGGACCTCGTACTGGAGCTCACGCTCCAGCTTGCTGCCGTCGACCACCCGGCCGTACATGAACAACCTCGTCAGCTCGGGCGTGAAGTCGGAGCTCATCAGCCGCACCACGCGCTCGGTGACGCCGTTGAAGCCGACCGACGGCAGTCGCAGCAGCGGGCGCCCGAGTCTGCGGGCCATCTGGCTCAGCGTGAGCACCCCCGGCCCGACGACGTTGTAGCTGCCCGTGACGTCACCGGTCGCCGCGAGGGCCAGCACGTTGAGCGCGTCGTACGGATGGAGGAACTGCAGACGCGGGTCGTACCCCAGCATCGCCGGGAGGACCGGCAGCTTGAGGTACTCGCCGAACGGCGACAAGACGTCGGCCGCGAGCACGTTGCTCAGCCGAAAGGTCGACACGGCCACGTCGGGGCGGCGCCGCCCGAAACCCCGGACGTACGCCTCGACGTCGACCGCATCCTTCGGGAAACCGACGGCGATGCCGGAGCGCGCCGCCATCTGCTCGGTGAACATCGCCGGGTTGCGCGCCGACGTGCCGTACACAGCCGTCGACGACTGCACGACGAGCCGCTCGACGGTCCGCGAGTTCTGGCACGCGGCGAGCAGCTGCATCGTGCCGATGACGTTGATCTCCTTGACCGCACTGCGCGAGCCGAGCTGGCGCTGCGGAGGAGCGACGTTCATGTGCACCACGGTGTCGACGTCCTCGACGGCAAGGACCTTGCCGACGACGGGCGTGCGGATGTCGGCGCGCACGTATTTGATCCCGTGCATGTCGCCGCTCGGCGGCGAGACGTCCAGCCCGACCACCTTGTCCACGCCGGGCGTGACGACGAGGCGGCGCGCGAGCCTCGAGCCGAGATCGCGCGCGACGCCGGTCACCAGGACGACGCGGCCCATCGCGGTGCGCCGAGGGCTACTTGCCGAGCTTGCGACGCTGGACGCGCGTGCGCTTGAGAAGCTTGCGGTGCTTCTTCTTGGACATCCGCTTGCGGCGCTTCTTGATGACAGAACCCACGGTTCACCTTCTCTGTATCTGACGCATGCCCCGGGCGTGGGGCAGACCAGCCAAGGGTACGGGCACTGCGGGCAGGAGCGCCAAACGCCCCTGCCTGCAGAGAGAAGATCAGGGCATCGGGTCGAGGCCCCAGAACGGAAATACCTCGTTGCGGGTGGCGAGGATCTGCCGGTCGAGCCAGCTCGCGGGGTCGTAGCCCGAAGACCAGTCCCGGTACGACGTCGAGCGCCCGTCGGTCATCCGCAGAGGCGCGCTGCCGCCGCCCTTGATCTCCACGACGCGGCGCCGCCACGCCTCCGGCGTGAGGGTCTC
This genomic window contains:
- the hemB gene encoding porphobilinogen synthase, with translation MVSRDGAFPDVRPRRLRTTAAMRRMVSETSVEPRQLVLPMFVAEGLAQPREISSMPGVVQHTRDSARKAVVEAAELGLGGVMLFGVPERKDATGSGAVADDGILNVAIRDVREEVGDALVVMSDLCLDEFTDHGHCGVLTADGRVDNDATLAIYAEMALAQARAGAHLLGPSGMMDGQVGVIRRALDQAGLTDTGVLAYAAKYASAFYGPFREAVSSSLEGDRRTYQQDPANGREALREVALDIAEGADIVMVKPAMGFLDVVASVRAAVDVPVAAYNISGEYAMVEAAAAKGWIDRDAAIAETLLSIRRAGADIVLTYWASEYAARLAR
- a CDS encoding lytic transglycosylase domain-containing protein, with protein sequence MAERDERTERGDKSSSWWQTTAALLPCALIAGAWGAAVAMPGQGGPVDAAAYTAYDEGSPEVPVSGPNLQVTPGQDPVQQQSLSQVAGPPVVSAPSDIPAPALAAYQRAASVMAATKPECKLSWELLAAIGRVESNHGQFGGATVMSTGATTRAIIGIPLNGTNNTARIPDTDKGAWDGDAVWDRAVGPMQFIPSTWTSVGVDADGDGKANPNNINDAALGAAVYLCVGGHDLSTDTGARAALMSYNRSTTYADQVLTIARGYGSANPIGLLPNAPFPGSPSLPLGPLGPTPLSPLPGGPGAGNSQPTPTIVKLTVKPPKPVKPPKGSLTVQPGKPTPPPTKPTDPPTKPTDPTDPTTPTDPTDPTDPTTPTDPTDPTTPTDPTTPTDPTPTEPSTPTEPDPTDPPTTQPDPEPTATELAQVFCATLGVSGETLQKCVDAYVTAYANGKEAAEAAASAAV
- the cobA gene encoding uroporphyrinogen-III C-methyltransferase, producing the protein MRTVSTSTATRKRKASEPEQAAPAGSAADDATAPDAVTRPVGHVSFVGAGPGDADLLTLRAKELIDAADVVIIESPEQAALVPEGAEVVDGGHGEDGGVLTPSARGRLVVKHAKGGKNVVRLLVGDPFTFATGPEEAQACNKANISFEIVPGVSSASAVPAYAGVPLTSRSHREVAIVRMGETKIDWAPYAGDQTVVILSAVNTIKDVANGLMEAGRAPETPVAMTRVGTTTEQSTLVSTLEKVAADAKAAKMAPPAVTVVGDVVNLRDTLSWFETKPLFGWRVLVPRTKEQAATLANRLRSYGAVSEEVPTISVEPPRNPQQMDKAVRGLVEGRYEWVAFTSVNAVKAVREKFDEYGLDARAFSGLKVAAVGEKTAEAIAAWGIRPDLVPSGEQSARGLLEDWPPYDALLDPINRVFLPRADIATEALVAGLVELGWEVDDVTAYRTVRAAPPPAPTREAIKSGKFDAVVFTSSSTVRNLVGIAGKPHATTVIACIGPATAQTAEEHGLRVDVVAPSPSAEVLADALADFGAKRRRTMIDAGDPVTKPSQRTKGSRRRS
- the hemL gene encoding glutamate-1-semialdehyde 2,1-aminomutase — translated: MLVPVGDNGRVPGSEISQTLFDRARAVSPGGVNSPVRAFRAVGGTPRFMREGKGARLTDVDGNSYVDLVASWGPMLLGHAHPEVIEAVREAAVRGTSFGTPSEPEVALAEEIVARTPVDLVRMVSSGTEATMSAIRLARGWTGRDLIVKFAGCYHGHVDALLVEAGSGVVTFGLPGTPGIPSASTAQTLVLPYNDREAVAAAFAEHGAQIACVITEAAPGNMGAVPPLPGFNAFLAETCRTHGALFVSDEVMTGFRVSRSGHWGLDGAHEGWAPDLMTFGKVMGGGFPAAAFGGREEIMRQLAPEGPVYQAGTLSGNPVATTAGLTTLRLATDAVYAHLDEVSGTIQGLAAKALDAAGVPHVVQAAGNLFSVFLGRTEPVVDFADAQAQSQPAYKAFFHAMLDHGVYLPPSAFEAWFVSDALDADALEDIERALEPAARAAAATMAP